The DNA region TCCACACCGGGACACCGTGGGCGAAAACCCGCTCCAAGGGGACGGAGGAAGGTAAGCCAgtgatttttcttgaaattcGAGTGCGCGATTTGCATACATTTTCTATGTTTCTGAATAAGCGATGTCGTGTTCAGTGTTTTAGGTTTTATGGTTGTTGAGGGTAATATGTTGGTTTTCTGTCCTCCAACAGTCGGCACCTGGGTCCGTCTTAAAACGAAAATCTGAACTTGAATTGGGAGAGCCTCCGCCCCGCCAAGCCAAGCAGCTCAAACGGGAGTCACCCGAGGAACGCGTTGATAACAGGCGTGCTTGCAAATCAGCAGCAACTGGAAACAAGGATGGTATGGTCCAAGGTGAAATTGATGAGAACTTCAATACAAAAGTGAGCTTGGGTGAGAAACCTCAAGGTTTACTAGAGACCAAATTAGCAAAAGAGAAAAAGACCAAGGTGAGACGGAAGAGTGATACACCGGACTCGTTACGAAAAGTGGGGGGAGGTGGAGGCAAAAAGAGCCCCGGTCTAATACGGGATGGTTTGCTCACCATCCCCGCTGTCACCACGGTGACCTCACCAAAGGCCAAGGTCAAGTCACCGGTCACCACGTCAGCTCCTCCAACtcccaagaagaagaagaaagcgAAATCGTCGAACAAGTCAGATACACCCTCTCTTGACGCAGACAAAGCATCAAAATTAGAGGAACCATCTTCGCCCTCTGATGATGTGGATGTGGTAAATGTTAGTACCCCATCACCATCTCCCCCATCAGTGACAATTCCCCAGGGTACTTCTTCGGCTCAACAGTCTGTGGTTGTCCACATTAAAAAAGAAGATATTTTGCCCAACATCAGAAAGTACCAGCAGCAGACGTTGAAGAGATCGCCTTGGAAACCATCCCATCTTCCCGCATCTGAGGTTTTGGTGACGGATGTAACATCTCAAGACGTCACTGTGACTGTCCGGGAGTGCACGTCCATGAAGGGTTTCTTCAAGGAGCCCACCAAGGAAGGCAAACAAGAGGGAGGAGAAGAGGGGTTGCCTGTAACGAAAAGGAAAAAATGAGTTGTTTGTAGGACAAGATGAatcaaaatgttatttaatatCATGTTTGACATAACACCCTGaagattgtttaaaggcactgtacactatatTGATAATAACTcaacattagcataaaaacttatttgctaACGAGAAacgcagagctgttgatagtttgtGCAACGTACTGGgtatttgttctttcattatagttctcttgcaacttcgatgaccaatcgaatctatatgcatatgttgggggtACATCCCaggtgagaaaactggtccttgaaatttaccaatagtgtccagtggctttaaaggtGTAACACTACGAATTATAATTTAACTTGTTACAAAAACAAACGATAGTGCGGTAACATTGCTGTTGCAACTCTAGCAACATTTATAACACCGTATAGTAACAATGCCGTTACAAATGTCACTGTGACAATTGTCACTCAGTACAACAACACACGTGTGTAACGCTGTTGTAATGACACCGTTACAACTATAACAAGAGTGTTTTGTCACATTTGGCGGGAAATGACTAACACAAGGAGCCTAGTTGCTTTGTGATGCAACTCAAAGAATGGGTTTAAACAAAACAGTTTAAACGCTATTACGAAGATTTCGCTTTTACACGATTTGCCTTAttagaaaaacatttaaaagcgCAGGGATATTATGTTGTGTTTTCgttttttaatttgcaattGCAAGTATtaagttattttaaaatgcatgaTTTGTAAAGCattgttacaattattttaacatttgtGTCGAAAACAcagtaaaaaactaaaaaacaaaaacgcgAACTTAAAACGTGAAACACGCATGCCTTCCAGAAATGTAGACtgtctttattatttttgtcgCCTACTTCCAAGGGATATTTTGGACAAGGCCGTCCTTGTTTGAGATGCGTGGCTTCTAAGAAAGAACCAACAAATATCAGTCTTGCCGCATCAAGTCTCAAATTAGCAAGGATtgctgtagcaccatgtaaagaTTATCTCTAaagaagaaccgttggtttcaactcgacgtttcgatcagtatgctccagTCGTCTTCTGGAGTCActctatctacatgtatatcgtttttgtgagaaaaaataatattgttaaaatTAAATCCATACACCCACAGAGAACCTTTGGGAGTgtctaaaaaagaaacaatttatattttaaattattcaacTAAAATAACCACATACTGCATTCATTGTCACTAAAAACAATTTACAGTTGATATATAATTATGAAATTATAAAACTCGGACTAGAATTTGTCCTAACTGTACCAAATCTATAATGAAAATGTATGAATGAAATTACTGTTTTTGTCGCGAGTAGATGAATCTAGATAATATATATTTCTCAGTTTGTCGTGGAATGTACAacaactttaaaataatatttcaacacAACTAATGTTGTAGTATAGGGCTTATGATGACAGTTAGGcactaagtgtttttgtcagtACACCGAATTTATCATCGTGAATAATAATATATTCTCCAACCATTAATCTCGTGTTATATTCTGCATGACAATAAATTTTCCAAACGTAATCTTCCTGCGtgctataaaacatttttggtaTAGTAATAAGGTAATGTCggttgaaattgtttgaaagtttttgtttcaacagTACAGTGTTTGAACGTTCAGTGTACGATGTTCAACATGTTTGTAACAATTTGTACAATTTTGGAGTCCATCAACACCCACCTTCATGACAATTTTCGAAGAAGACTTTTTGCTGTCGTTTTAAAAGCCGGTCCGAAGGTATTGTTGattgaatttgtttgaaaatgattgTTGAACACttaagtggacactattggtaattgtcaaagactagccttcacagtgggtgtatctcaacatatgcataaaataacaagcctgtgaacatttgagctcaatcggtcatcgaacttgcgagctattaatgaacgaaaaagcacccttgtcacacaaagatgcgtgcatttagatggttgatttcgagacctcaagttctaaatctgaggtctcaaaatcaaattcatggaaaattacttctttctcgaaaactatggcacttaagagggagccgtttctcacaatgttttataccatcaacctctccccattatacttgtcaccaagaaaggttttatgctaataattattttgagtaattaccaatagtgtccactgcctttaaatgaaaaggTATAACAGTGTTCGACCGTTTAGTGTATAATGTTCAACATGTTAACTAACTATTCATCCAATGTTGCCCCCTCCAATACAAACCTTTATGAAAACTAATTAGGAGATATTCTCGTCTTTGGTTTTACCAACCGGTCCAAAGTAGCCAAGCATTTTGATGCACTGCATTGCTCCGcgacattaaaacatttatctTCAAAACGTCTTCTTTGAACCAAGATTTAAATACGATATTGATatgataaaataaattaatgcaTTTTGCATTACATGGACTTATATTCTACTGTTAAAATCAGTATTTAAATAGATATAATTTGAGAACTTTGTCGGGaatttttaagttttatttttaggttTGGACCATTGTTTCAGTGTTCAACCCAAAACCCTGATGTcgcaggtcacatcgtctatatatacataataataatactataccGATCTCTTATATCGCACGTATCTAACAAGTGATCGAGGTGCCTATGTATTTACATTTTTCGGAAAGAAAAGTtattattgaagttatgaagtCTGAAACCCATCTTTGCTTTCTTCTCTatcatattttgttattaattattggAATTAGACATTTACCGAATCGGTTATTTCTGCTCAGGACTCTAGGGTCATTAGTGCAATTCGTGGAGTTCAAAGAAATGCTCAATTGCATATAGTTCGGCGCTCCTGGTAAATGGAGCAAGAGTGGTCTTAATAGCACATGTGTTTgtttcagaaaaataaaaaataaaataaaaaaaatcttcaaatatTGTACGAATTTTTCATTGAATGACTTTTTTATCATTACGAGTGAGATTGCGTTTAATGAAACTATATAATACTAGTAATGAGTAGACGATGAGCATTATTCCGAATTCCACAAGGTCATTAGTTTGAACCTGGTTTCCACATGGACTGTGCATATTTTGAAATTTCTGTGAAAAGAATTTATTGATGAAGGAAGATTGATTTTGGTTTCACCCTTTTGGTTATTGCTGATATAGAAATTTTAATCAATGACTTTATAGAACAGAGCAGAATAACCTTACTTCGGTATACATGACTTGGTTATAAAATAATCAATGAAGGAGTACATTATTACATGCATTTGTTATGATTGACTGatatattataaaatattatttatttaaaaacaaaagagacAGCACTGATTAGGTTTCGAGTTCTTTGTTAGGCACTGACCACGTTTTTTAATTACTAAAAACTTACATTAGCCTACAAACTAACTTGCAGTAacaagcgatggagagctgttcatagtttAAAACACTGTAATAAAACGGCTTTCTcatgagagagaggtaatttctcataaaaatattaaaatctgagaaagacttgagacctgaagcctttctcaggcatctaaaagcacacaaacttgtgcatcaagggtgttttttcttccattagtctcttgcaactttgatgaccaattgagcccaaatttgcaaTTGGATGCaattgttgagaaacaccaagtatGAAtattgttctttgacaattaccaaaggtgtccactgcccttaaagatgagttttaagtttgcaacaaattgttaattttaGTCAAAATGTCTGAGAAAAAGCACAATTACATAAGAAACAAGTTTATACACGATCTTGCATGTTATTAAAGGTGCTTACTGACATTTTGTATCCATCATTATGCCAGTTGCCGTtgcagtattttgatgtttATCGATTATGAACAATCGAAAATACAATAATTTAGTTATCTACCCCCAACAGTAATAAATGAGATGGATGCTCAGTGGTATACAAATCCTacgaaaatgttttatttttatttttgataacttCTTTCGGCCAACctttttaaatgttcattttCCCGTAGTACGTACCCCTAATGGGAATATGAGAGGCGTAACtacagtaatgcttctcagattcaactttTCATCTTttcaagtgaaatgtttctcaaacagTTTTACATCGACAGCTTCTATGTGCTCAGAGCGCTTGCCCGGTTACGCAACTTAAATCTTACTTTTTAAATCTTATGTTACAAATTCGATTGTTTTACCCAAACTCCTCATTTTGTTTGGTATTTTGAGCTTTGTATAATTCGGTTAGCTGTATGACGTGATTTGCATTCGCTTGTCAAGTTCTACTTTGACATGAATATATAAACATGATTATTTATTCCATTTGTCACAATTTTATGTATTGTACTGATATTTATTTGATCTGAGATCATAAAATGAATGAGAGCTTTCAATTTCACAAGTAATCGAAGAAGTTGATGCTAAACATATCCGTGTAGATTTTGACGTCATAATTATCTTTTGGCAAAGTATCGGTATTATTGGAGGCTCTGGTTTTTTGTGGTTCTTGGTCTCAGCTCTGGCTGTGGCTTTGGGTCTCAGCTTTGGTTGCAGCTCTGGGTTTCATTTTTTGCTGCAGCTTCTGGTCTCATGTGGCTGCGGCTCCTGGCCTCAGGTCTGACTGTGGCTTTGGGTCTCAGCTTTGTTTGCAGCTCTGGGTTTCATTTTTGGCTGCAGCTTCTAGTCTCAGCTCTGGCTGCGGCTCTGTGTATCATCTTTGGCTGTGGCTCCAGGTCTTAGCTATGGCTGCAGCTATAGTTCTCAGCTACTACGTCTTCAGGTCTCAGCTCAGGCTGCGACTCTGGGTTTCAGGTCTGGCTTAGGCACTGGGTCTCATCTTGTGCTGCCGCTCTGGGTCTTGCTACGGCTGCGGCTCCGGTCTCAGCATTGATTCCAGCTCTGGCTGCGGCTCTAGGTCCCGGGTCATTCTGTGGCTGCGGGTCTCGTCTTAGGCTGCTGCCTTGTGTATATCGGCTCTTTCTGGGCACCAAGTCTTAGCGCTGACTGAGGCTTCGGGTCTCGCTTCTCGTAGCAGCTCATGTTTTGCCTAGGTGCTTTTTGGCTCAGGTTCTGGCTTCATTTAGGCTTTGGTTTTGGCCCTGGCTTTGGCTACAGTTTTTGCTCTGGTTTTTGCTTTGACTCTGGCATCGGTTGTTACGTCATTATTATATATTAACTGTACCGTCCCGTCTCTCATTTGGTTGTTATTAAATCGTGGCATTTTTCAGGTCACATTTTCCTGTGCTCGTCATTAAAGTCTTGAAAGTAGTCATGTTTAATAACTGTATAGTGTTAATATCATCTTCCCCTTTCAAAATGTATACAACATAGAAAGCTTAAGaaaaatgttcatgtacatgcatacttataataataataataataataataataataataataataataataataataataataataataataataataataataataataataataataataataataataataataataataataataataatgtaacaGATAAACAATGCTGACGTGTATAAAGTCACATAATAGTTCTATAACGACATTGTCGTGTTATATTAAAATGCTTACTTATTATAAATGGAAACAGAAATTCGCCTATCGTTTGTTCAAATCTAATAAAAAGCGAACCAATTTAGTTTACCAAATCGGTGTGAAGCTTGACTTGCTGTTATTTTATGGTGTTCTATAAGCTGAGGTTAACTCAAAGTGGGCCtacctccaccccccccccccaaaaaaaaaaattgtatagaCATGATTGACcaccaaataaataaagattACATAATTAATGAACAACtaaaactaaataaatcaatatcaaccaagttaaaggcagtggacactttgggtaattactcaaaataattattagcataaaacctttcttggtgacgagtaatggggagaggttggtggtataaaacattgtgagaaacagctccctctgaagtgccatagttttggagaaagaagtaattttccacgaatttgatttcgagacctcaagtt from Asterias rubens chromosome 7, eAstRub1.3, whole genome shotgun sequence includes:
- the LOC117292621 gene encoding chromobox protein homolog 2-like; its protein translation is MELKDLGEQVYAAEELKERRIRKGKPEYLVKWKGWSNKYNTWEPEDNIIDRRLVEMFISQRQSGGVAGASTPGHRGRKPAPRGRRKSAPGSVLKRKSELELGEPPPRQAKQLKRESPEERVDNRRACKSAATGNKDGMVQGEIDENFNTKVSLGEKPQGLLETKLAKEKKTKVRRKSDTPDSLRKVGGGGGKKSPGLIRDGLLTIPAVTTVTSPKAKVKSPVTTSAPPTPKKKKKAKSSNKSDTPSLDADKASKLEEPSSPSDDVDVVNVSTPSPSPPSVTIPQGTSSAQQSVVVHIKKEDILPNIRKYQQQTLKRSPWKPSHLPASEVLVTDVTSQDVTVTVRECTSMKGFFKEPTKEGKQEGGEEGLPVTKRKK